In Chloroflexota bacterium, one DNA window encodes the following:
- a CDS encoding ABC transporter ATP-binding protein, protein MIIFENVSKHFTIKRDRRNSIQERIAGLFKPQVLPDEDFWALRDVSFTINRGETVGLIGHNGSGKSTTLKLITRILQPNSGKVIVDGRVSALLELGSGFHPDLTGRENIFLNGSLLGFNRTEMAEKVPAIIRFSEMQEFIDMPVKHYSSGMYMRLGFAVAINVDPDILITDEVLAVGDELFQRKCLDRIYQLKRRGKTILFVSHALGQVRDLCDRALWFHHGNLMTDSAPTEAIDAYLAETNQRDAARIEAEKAAENPEPAEQATEIETKTEEEIEFDARRWGSREAEISKVELLNAAGEVIQTATTGQALTIRMHYQAHQAIEKPVFGVAIHHRTGFHINGPNSRFAGLEIPQIAEQGYVDYQIENLPLLEGNYELSVALYDHTLTHAYDHQDRKHDLRVYAASIGEQFGAIYIPSQWSWHK, encoded by the coding sequence ATGATTATTTTTGAGAATGTTTCCAAGCATTTTACGATCAAACGTGATCGACGTAATAGTATTCAGGAACGGATCGCTGGTTTATTCAAGCCACAAGTGCTGCCTGACGAGGATTTTTGGGCGCTGCGCGATGTCAGTTTCACGATCAATCGCGGCGAAACGGTTGGCTTGATCGGTCATAATGGTTCGGGTAAATCGACCACGCTCAAGCTCATTACGCGGATTTTACAGCCCAACAGCGGCAAAGTGATTGTCGATGGCAGGGTTTCGGCTTTGCTTGAGCTTGGTTCAGGCTTTCACCCCGACCTAACAGGCCGCGAAAATATCTTCTTAAATGGCTCGTTGCTCGGCTTCAATCGCACCGAAATGGCCGAAAAAGTACCAGCGATCATTCGCTTCTCCGAGATGCAAGAGTTTATCGACATGCCCGTCAAGCACTATTCATCGGGGATGTATATGCGCTTGGGCTTTGCCGTGGCGATCAACGTCGATCCCGATATTTTGATCACCGACGAAGTGCTCGCAGTTGGCGACGAGTTGTTTCAGCGCAAATGCTTGGATCGGATTTACCAACTCAAACGGCGCGGCAAAACGATTTTGTTTGTCTCGCATGCCTTGGGCCAAGTGCGCGACTTATGTGATCGGGCGTTATGGTTTCATCATGGTAATTTGATGACCGACAGCGCCCCAACTGAGGCGATCGATGCTTATTTAGCCGAAACCAACCAACGTGATGCCGCACGGATCGAGGCCGAAAAAGCTGCCGAAAACCCTGAACCAGCAGAACAAGCCACCGAAATCGAAACCAAGACCGAAGAAGAAATCGAATTTGATGCGCGGCGTTGGGGCAGTCGCGAGGCCGAAATCTCCAAGGTAGAATTGCTCAATGCTGCTGGTGAAGTTATTCAAACTGCTACTACCGGCCAAGCCTTAACTATTCGCATGCATTATCAAGCCCACCAAGCGATTGAAAAACCGGTTTTTGGCGTGGCAATTCACCATCGCACAGGCTTTCACATCAATGGGCCAAATTCGCGCTTTGCTGGGCTAGAAATTCCCCAAATCGCTGAACAAGGCTATGTTGATTATCAGATCGAAAACCTGCCTTTGCTTGAGGGCAATTATGAACTTTCGGTGGCGTTATATGATCATACCCTGACCCATGCCTATGATCATCAAGACCGTAAGCATGATTTACGGGTGTATGCGGCCTCGATTGGTGAGCAATTTGGCGCAATTTATATTCCTTCGCAATGGTCTTGGCACAAATAA
- a CDS encoding 4'-phosphopantetheinyl transferase superfamily protein produces the protein MLLTANTIDIWLLDLTRLRPQRSRFWAVLNTEEQSRALRFHFEHDQVRYTICRGAMRLILAEYLGRDPSSLEFSQNNYGKPLLAEVDLSFNLSHAGNYGLLGLSQLATIGVDIEEQRQLDDLAGIAQHYFAPSERQAVLNADDQTAAFFRCWTRKEAYIKAHGMGLSLPLSSFAVSIEPEIAQALEWNRENTVDQWHVQPLSAPAGYAAALAYPSSEDVILVQQREWMGVAE, from the coding sequence ATGCTCTTAACTGCTAACACAATCGACATTTGGCTCCTCGACTTAACGCGGCTGCGCCCCCAACGTAGCCGTTTTTGGGCTGTGCTCAACACCGAGGAGCAATCGCGGGCGCTGCGTTTTCATTTCGAGCATGATCAAGTGCGCTACACGATTTGCCGTGGAGCAATGCGCCTGATTTTGGCCGAATACCTTGGCCGCGACCCAAGCAGCCTTGAATTTAGCCAAAACAACTATGGCAAGCCCTTATTGGCCGAGGTCGATTTGAGCTTTAACCTCTCACATGCTGGCAACTACGGCCTACTTGGCCTCAGCCAACTTGCTACCATCGGCGTAGATATCGAAGAACAACGCCAGCTTGACGACTTGGCAGGGATTGCTCAGCATTATTTTGCCCCTAGCGAACGCCAAGCCGTGCTGAATGCTGATGATCAGACTGCTGCATTTTTTCGCTGTTGGACACGCAAAGAAGCCTATATCAAAGCCCATGGCATGGGCCTTTCGTTGCCACTCTCCAGCTTTGCCGTCTCGATCGAACCAGAAATTGCCCAAGCCCTTGAATGGAACCGCGAAAACACCGTCGATCAATGGCATGTTCAGCCGCTCAGTGCGCCTGCTGGCTACGCCGCCGCCCTTGCTTACCCAAGCTCGGAGGACGTAATACTTGTGCAGCAGCGCGAGTGGATGGGAGTGGCTGAGTAA
- a CDS encoding TetR/AcrR family transcriptional regulator: MTDEQQERREAILEAARAEFAEKGFRGATIKSIAARAQIQSPALIYWYFPNKDALLEAVIQVQMPILQNIQALDGLLDQEPRQLLGLLAKGYLQAGDNPRTVQIMRVLLGEMLLGRNPTELLNQQIVPQIKQFLERYLIHQIQLGRMRQHDTRASTRAFLGMLMPQMLSKVILPSLQADGLTDDEHIATIIDIFLNGLKPEE; encoded by the coding sequence ATGACTGATGAACAACAAGAGCGGCGCGAAGCAATTCTTGAGGCTGCACGGGCCGAATTTGCCGAGAAAGGCTTTCGGGGGGCCACGATCAAATCAATTGCCGCCCGCGCCCAGATTCAGTCACCAGCCTTGATCTATTGGTATTTTCCCAATAAAGATGCGTTGTTGGAAGCGGTGATCCAGGTTCAAATGCCGATCTTGCAAAATATACAGGCACTTGATGGTTTGTTGGATCAGGAGCCACGCCAATTGCTGGGATTATTGGCTAAAGGTTACTTGCAAGCAGGCGATAATCCGCGCACTGTGCAGATAATGCGGGTGCTTTTGGGCGAAATGTTGTTGGGTCGTAATCCAACCGAGTTGCTTAATCAACAAATTGTGCCGCAGATCAAGCAATTTTTGGAACGCTATTTAATCCATCAAATTCAGCTTGGCCGCATGCGCCAGCACGATACTCGCGCCAGCACCAGAGCTTTTTTGGGGATGTTAATGCCCCAAATGTTGAGCAAAGTGATTTTGCCAAGTTTGCAGGCCGATGGCTTAACCGACGATGAACATATTGCCACGATTATTGATATTTTTCTGAATGGACTCAAGCCAGAGGAGTAA
- a CDS encoding DUF3048 domain-containing protein, which produces MRRWFSISLLLIVAACSTTGTPTATVPAQPSPTATLAASPTLAPTATTQPSPTSVPTATPISSDPRTGRPAMARGTLTQRPYITMIDNFPAAYPQTGLDQAAIVFEALAEYGVTRYMAVFTPELAEVAGDLGPIRSARLYFVQWAMGFRAVYTHAGGSPEGLERLAADANDLVIDIDLVSLESRQIFDYSRRSLQREAPHNLYTSATEIAQYVDDRASDSAEADVSDVGFLFVPEAPVAELISTIDYFFIYPEDPAGWRYDSDTNEYARLRRGTAHIDAVSGQQLTFKSVVTMEVFEAPIIGDDKGRIDQQVIGEGRALVFANGSLQEATWRKDSESAPLRFYDRSNAEIVFPAGPIWIAAMPSLDNVSYQ; this is translated from the coding sequence ATGCGTCGATGGTTTTCGATCAGTTTGCTGTTGATTGTAGCAGCATGCAGCACAACCGGAACACCAACCGCCACTGTGCCAGCCCAACCCAGCCCAACCGCCACGCTAGCGGCCAGCCCAACCCTTGCGCCAACTGCGACAACCCAGCCTAGCCCAACCAGCGTGCCAACTGCCACGCCAATCAGCAGCGACCCTCGCACTGGGCGGCCTGCCATGGCGCGAGGCACCCTAACCCAACGGCCCTACATCACCATGATTGATAACTTTCCGGCGGCCTATCCGCAAACTGGCTTGGATCAAGCCGCAATTGTGTTTGAGGCCTTGGCAGAATACGGCGTTACTCGCTATATGGCGGTTTTTACTCCCGAATTGGCTGAGGTTGCTGGCGATTTAGGGCCAATTCGCTCGGCGCGGCTCTATTTCGTGCAATGGGCCATGGGTTTTCGGGCAGTCTATACCCACGCTGGTGGTAGCCCCGAAGGCCTCGAACGCCTTGCCGCCGATGCTAATGATTTGGTAATTGATATCGATTTGGTTAGTTTGGAAAGCCGCCAGATTTTCGATTACTCACGTCGCTCGTTGCAGCGCGAAGCACCACATAATTTGTATACGAGTGCCACTGAAATTGCCCAATATGTTGATGATCGGGCGAGCGATAGCGCCGAGGCCGATGTTAGCGACGTGGGCTTTTTGTTTGTACCAGAGGCTCCAGTGGCTGAGCTGATTAGCACGATCGATTATTTCTTCATCTACCCCGAAGATCCGGCGGGCTGGCGCTACGATTCCGATACCAACGAATATGCCCGTTTGCGACGCGGCACAGCTCACATCGATGCGGTTAGTGGACAACAACTGACCTTCAAAAGCGTTGTAACAATGGAAGTTTTTGAAGCTCCAATCATCGGCGATGACAAAGGCCGCATCGATCAGCAGGTGATTGGCGAAGGTCGGGCGTTGGTTTTTGCCAATGGCTCGCTCCAAGAGGCTACTTGGCGCAAGGATTCCGAATCGGCTCCATTGCGGTTTTATGATCGGAGCAATGCCGAAATCGTCTTTCCAGCTGGTCCAATCTGGATCGCCGCGATGCCCAGCTTAGATAATGTGAGTTATCAGTAG
- a CDS encoding ABC transporter ATP-binding protein, producing MNAVEVRGLTKRYGNVQALQGVDLTVPEGIIFGLLGSNGAGKSTLIKALVGALKPNSGEWQVLGLNPLRDQAKLRALIGYMPQGVALYEDLSARENLRFFGSAHGVPELEQRIQEALEFTELTSRADHPVYGFSGGMKKRVSLACALLHKPRMLFLDEPTAAVDPHLKVRSWQLFRELANAGTTLFISTHLMDEALLCDRLAIQQTGKILIVDTPQAILEHGQTRLTIKQAEQTSDQQIASTPSALAEALHSYGLNSTIQALALHPDSLETIVLRMLQKSEVSE from the coding sequence ATGAACGCTGTTGAAGTTCGGGGACTCACCAAACGGTACGGCAATGTCCAAGCCCTTCAAGGTGTCGATTTGACCGTACCTGAAGGCATAATTTTTGGCTTGCTTGGCTCGAACGGAGCTGGCAAATCGACCTTGATTAAAGCTTTGGTTGGCGCACTCAAGCCCAATAGCGGCGAATGGCAGGTGCTTGGCCTCAATCCGTTGCGCGATCAAGCTAAGCTCCGTGCCTTGATTGGTTATATGCCTCAGGGTGTGGCGCTGTATGAAGATCTCTCGGCCCGCGAAAATTTACGCTTTTTTGGCAGTGCTCATGGTGTGCCTGAGTTGGAGCAACGGATTCAAGAGGCACTTGAATTTACCGAATTAACCAGCCGCGCTGATCATCCAGTCTATGGTTTTTCGGGCGGGATGAAGAAACGGGTTTCGTTAGCCTGTGCTCTGCTACACAAACCACGCATGCTCTTTCTTGATGAACCGACTGCGGCGGTCGATCCACATCTCAAGGTGCGCTCATGGCAGCTCTTTCGCGAATTAGCCAACGCTGGCACAACCCTATTTATCAGCACTCACCTGATGGATGAAGCTTTGCTCTGCGACCGCCTCGCCATTCAACAAACTGGCAAAATTTTAATTGTCGATACGCCCCAAGCGATTTTGGAGCATGGGCAAACCCGATTAACCATCAAACAGGCTGAGCAAACCAGCGACCAGCAGATCGCCAGCACGCCTAGCGCTTTAGCCGAAGCCTTACATAGCTATGGGCTTAATTCAACAATTCAAGCTTTGGCCTTACACCCCGATTCACTCGAAACGATTGTGCTGCGCATGCTGCAAAAAAGCGAGGTGAGCGAATGA
- a CDS encoding ABC transporter permease: MSRILVVAKRVLTQLRHDKRLLGLSVMAPLLIIYLLKIFFDTMPKGFNNARYIMPITAFMVHFLAFLLCAIVLVQERTAGTLERMFINGFRRIEIIGGYVLGYILLATFQAAIALAQALWLFDLSYAWADLGMLFGVIWLLAITSVMLGMFISTFARHEGQVFPFIPMIILPSVFLSGLLINPEQLPTWANWLGHAFPLFYANDAIQEIIGKTPSASVIWTNIAILVGYGLFLLTLASRTLKDVE, from the coding sequence ATGAGCCGCATTTTAGTTGTTGCCAAACGGGTGCTAACCCAGCTTCGTCACGACAAACGCTTGCTTGGTTTATCGGTTATGGCTCCGTTGCTGATTATTTATTTGTTGAAAATTTTCTTCGATACCATGCCCAAGGGTTTCAATAATGCCCGCTACATCATGCCGATTACTGCATTTATGGTGCATTTTTTGGCATTTTTGCTCTGCGCAATCGTCTTAGTCCAAGAGCGCACCGCCGGAACCTTGGAACGGATGTTTATTAACGGCTTTCGACGGATTGAAATTATTGGTGGCTATGTGCTGGGCTATATTTTGCTGGCCACTTTCCAGGCAGCAATTGCCTTGGCGCAAGCCTTGTGGTTGTTCGATTTGAGCTATGCGTGGGCTGATTTGGGGATGTTGTTTGGGGTGATTTGGCTGCTGGCAATTACTTCGGTAATGCTGGGGATGTTTATCTCGACCTTTGCTCGGCATGAGGGCCAAGTTTTCCCGTTTATTCCGATGATTATCTTACCGTCGGTGTTTCTTTCGGGCTTGTTGATTAATCCTGAGCAATTGCCAACTTGGGCTAATTGGCTTGGTCATGCCTTTCCATTGTTCTATGCCAACGACGCAATTCAAGAAATTATTGGCAAAACCCCCAGCGCGAGCGTGATCTGGACAAATATAGCGATTTTGGTCGGCTATGGGTTGTTTTTATTAACCTTGGCCTCGCGCACCTTGAAAGATGTTGAATGA
- a CDS encoding ABC transporter permease yields the protein MAQTINAARTVNGQRRRLGGFHWFLLLLTIGMTLLISAPTLFFQTVQYDASATIQLDAQRYRSFMAEQALQNQLCDASRNVVKSILPKFGSNTFGSACAAPTADGSLILTAQATSPENAQAAADYTAQKLIQQIRAAGGRDSLRRLMEYELGLLLKNQPANDELGRRLRELIGVQAFDFSLHASTELPTINAEDLNDLIRAFEVRFDQIAFELRQPDLPAERARDLKTARGLIGTILTDVLYSDPRYQSDDSQISAAYVKQAAILPTEARSQNFVLKFGLALIVGIVGGILLVLADRAIGIVDKVRELWEYRELIRNLVLRDLRSRYKNSALGYVWSLLNPLLMISIFYLIFGLLLNSNIRHFHIFLMVALLPWNYFIGGMAEGMMSVISNANLVKKVYFPREILPITTLISNLVNFMLALPIMFLIMFITGAPIKATLLLMPVIIVIESMFILGMILFLSSVIVFYRDVSHIMGIVLQLWFFITPVFYPLDNIASANYAKLVRWLNPMASIVDFYRDIAYGGVTNIPDYPTPGLPSLDGVARTGLTALIVLCFGAYVFNHYSARFGEEL from the coding sequence ATGGCTCAAACCATCAACGCCGCACGTACCGTAAATGGCCAACGTCGTCGGTTGGGCGGCTTTCATTGGTTTTTGTTGTTGCTGACGATTGGCATGACCTTGCTGATTTCAGCGCCAACTCTGTTTTTTCAAACGGTTCAATACGATGCTAGCGCCACGATTCAACTCGATGCCCAGCGCTATCGCAGTTTTATGGCCGAGCAAGCGTTGCAAAATCAGTTGTGCGATGCCAGTCGCAACGTGGTCAAAAGCATTTTGCCCAAATTTGGCAGCAATACCTTTGGCTCAGCCTGCGCCGCGCCCACTGCTGATGGAAGCCTGATCCTGACCGCTCAAGCCACTTCGCCTGAAAATGCCCAAGCTGCCGCCGATTACACCGCCCAAAAGCTGATTCAGCAAATTCGCGCGGCTGGTGGTCGTGATAGTTTGCGCCGTTTGATGGAGTATGAGCTGGGCTTATTGCTCAAAAATCAGCCTGCTAACGATGAGCTTGGGCGACGGTTGCGCGAATTGATCGGTGTGCAAGCCTTTGATTTTTCGCTGCACGCCAGCACTGAGCTGCCAACAATCAACGCCGAAGATTTGAATGATCTGATTCGAGCATTCGAAGTACGCTTTGATCAAATTGCTTTTGAGTTACGGCAACCAGATTTACCAGCCGAACGGGCACGCGACCTCAAAACCGCCCGTGGCTTGATTGGCACAATCCTGACCGATGTGCTCTACTCCGACCCACGCTACCAATCCGATGATAGCCAAATCAGCGCAGCCTATGTCAAACAAGCGGCAATCTTGCCAACCGAGGCCCGTTCGCAAAATTTTGTGCTCAAATTTGGTTTAGCTTTGATTGTTGGGATTGTTGGTGGGATTTTGTTGGTGTTAGCCGATCGGGCAATCGGCATCGTCGATAAAGTTCGCGAGCTGTGGGAATATCGCGAACTCATTCGCAACTTGGTGCTGCGCGATTTACGTTCACGCTACAAAAACTCGGCATTGGGCTATGTTTGGTCGTTGCTCAATCCATTATTGATGATTTCAATCTTCTATTTAATTTTTGGCTTGCTGCTGAATTCCAATATTCGCCATTTTCATATTTTCTTGATGGTGGCGTTATTACCGTGGAATTACTTTATCGGCGGCATGGCGGAAGGCATGATGAGCGTGATCAGCAATGCTAATTTAGTTAAAAAAGTGTATTTTCCCCGTGAAATTCTGCCAATCACCACATTAATTTCCAATTTGGTGAATTTTATGCTGGCCTTGCCAATCATGTTTTTGATTATGTTCATCACTGGTGCGCCAATCAAAGCCACGCTTTTATTGATGCCTGTGATTATTGTGATCGAAAGCATGTTCATTTTGGGCATGATTTTATTCTTATCATCGGTAATCGTGTTTTATCGTGATGTTTCGCATATTATGGGGATTGTGCTGCAATTGTGGTTTTTTATCACACCAGTATTTTATCCCTTAGATAATATTGCCAGTGCCAATTATGCCAAACTGGTGCGTTGGCTCAACCCAATGGCCTCGATTGTCGATTTCTATCGCGATATTGCCTATGGTGGGGTCACCAACATTCCCGATTATCCAACGCCTGGCTTGCCCAGCCTCGATGGAGTTGCCCGAACTGGCCTGACCGCCTTGATTGTGCTGTGTTTCGGAGCCTATGTGTTCAATCATTACAGCGCCCGATTTGGCGAAGAACTCTAA